AAAGAAGGCCGCGGGGCTGATGCGGCTGAGCAGTTGCGTCAGCACAATGCGGGGGATGTCCATGTCTATCACCAACGTCTGCATGGTCAAACCTTTCGTGACAGTTCCTGCGCAATCAACACCAGGCCGGTCAGCAAGATCATCACGTTGAGGACCTGGCGAAAGCGGTCATGATCGAGTCGGCGATCCACCTGTGCGCCCAGGCCGACGCCGAGCAAGAGGGCTGGCAGGCCGATCAGGTAATGGGTCCACACCGTGGCGGTGAGATGGCCGGCCACCAGGTGTGAGGCGATCACCAGGGCGCTGCTGAAGAGAAAGAGCGCCTGCAAGATCGAACGGAACTCGTTGCGCGGCCAACCCTGCAGCGTGCCATAGATGATGACCGGCGGGCCGGGTGTGTTGTAAGCGCCGCCCAACAGGCCAGCCAGGAAACCGGCCAGATAAACGCCCGCGCCGGCCAGGACGAAGGCGCTGCCGGCGCGCGCCCGGCCGTTGGCGTCAGGCTTGTAGGGGCGGGGGTGAGCAGCGGGCGCAGCAGGGAATTAAGGGCGTAAAGGATCAGCACCGCGGCCAGAATTAGCTTGACCACGGTTTCGTTGACCGTGGCAACCATCCAGATGCCAAGTGGAATCCCACAGGCGGCCGCCAGGGCCAGCCGGGTGACGGCATGCCACTGCAGCGCCTGCCGATAGCGCAGGAGGTTGACCGCGTAGAGGGTGAACCCGGTCATGGCGACCAGCGGCGCGGCGATGCGTACGCCCATCACCCCAGGGGCGGCCACAGAGAAGGCCAGCGTGGCCAGGGGCATCGCGAGCAGGGCAAAGCCAAAACCCGAAATTGTCTGTAACAGCGCGGCAAACAAGACGATGACGGCAAAGAGAATGGTGGTCATACACCTCTGGCCTGGCCGGTGTCCCGTGCAGGTGGTAATCGCACGGGCCTGACGACATGGGGACGTTGCAAACAGTGTACCATAAGATGTAGGAGACCGCTATTTTCGGTAACGGGTGTTGCCAGTAATGCCAGTAAAGAAGGATTGAAGTTTTCCTGACTCTGTGCTAGAATGGAGTCCGGTCCTTCCCATGATACTTTGATCTCTGTTCTCTAGCCCTCACTCACTGCTCAACGAGGAAGACGATGAAACTGGAAATGATCTCGAAGTACCCACTCGCCAACCCGCGATCAACGCCCCTGCTTTTTGTACATGGAGCCTGGCATGCAGCCTGGTGTTGGGATGTTCATTTTCTCGATTACTTCACTCGACATGGCTTCGCGGCTCACGCCGTCAGTCTGCGCGGACATGGAAACAGCGAGGGACGCGGCAATTTGCGCTGGACCCGAATTGCCGATTACGTCGAAGATGTGGCAGCCGCTGCGTCACAATTGCCCAGCCCACCCGTTATCATCGGTCATTCCATGGGCGGGCTGGTGGTCCAAAAGTATTTGGAGAATGCCCTCGCTCCGG
The window above is part of the Candidatus Amarolinea dominans genome. Proteins encoded here:
- a CDS encoding sulfite exporter TauE/SafE family protein; this translates as MTTILFAVIVLFAALLQTISGFGFALLAMPLATLAFSVAAPGVMGVRIAAPLVAMTGFTLYAVNLLRYRQALQWHAVTRLALAAACGIPLGIWMVATVNETVVKLILAAVLILYALNSLLRPLLTPAPTSLTPTAGRAPAAPSSWPARAFIWPVSWLACWAALTTHPARRSSSMARCRVGRATSSVRSCRRSFSSAAPW